In the genome of Rhodamnia argentea isolate NSW1041297 chromosome 3, ASM2092103v1, whole genome shotgun sequence, one region contains:
- the LOC115757578 gene encoding probable methyltransferase PMT20 isoform X1, whose translation MTKHKEGKPGSLQDKRSGVLPTTVLLVALCGLSFYLGGIFCAEKNKFEVKNVVDIAKAVPSPKESTVASLQMKFATFPECSLDYQDYTPCTDPKRWKKYGMHRLAFMERHCPPVFERKECLVPPPEGYKLPIRWPKSRDECWYRNVPYDWINKVKSNQHWLTKKGEKFLFPGGGTMFPQGVSAYVNLMQDLIPGMKDGTVRTAIDTGCGVASWGGDLLDRGILTVSLAPRDNHEAQVQFALERGIPAILGIISTQRLPFPSNSFDMAHCSRCLIPWTEFGGLYLLEINRILRPGGFWVLSGPPVNYQNRWRGWNTTVEEQKSDYDGLQKLLTSMCFKLYNKKDDIAVWQKTSNGSCYSRLAKPDTYPPKCDDSMEPDSAWYTPLRPCVVVPNPKLKKIGLKSVPKWPERLHIAPERMSEIHGGSASAFKHDDSKWNVRAKHYKKVLPALGTDKIRNVMDMNTVYGSFAAALIDDPLWVMNVISSYGANTLAIVYDRGLIGTYHDWCEAFSTYPRTYDLLHLDGLFTAESHRCDMKFVLLEMDRILRPNGYVIMRESSYFVDAIATIAKGMRWGCRKEDTEYGVEKEKLLICQKKLWYASSKSSQ comes from the exons ATGACGAAGCATAAGGAGGGAAAACCAGGGTCCCTACAAGACAAGCGATCTGGAGTTCTTCCTACGACAGTTTTGCTCGTTGCCTTATGTGGCTTATCGTTTTATCTGGGAGGTATTTTCTGTGCTGAGAAGAACAAATTCGAGGTAAAGAATGTCGTGGACATTGCTAAGGCCGTCCCTTCTCCTAAAGAATCAACAGTTGCATCACTTCAGATGAAGTTTGCCACGTTCCCTGAGTGTAGCTTAGACTACCAAGACTACACTCCCTGCACGGATCCTAAG AGGTGGAAGAAGTATGGCATGCATCGTCTGGCTTTCATGGAGCGCCACTGCCCGCCTGTTTTTGAGAGAAAGGAATGCTTGGTCCCGCCACCGGAAGGGTACAAGCTGCCGATCAGATGGCCAAAGAGCAGGGACGAATGTTGGTACAG GAACGTGCCGTATGATTGGATCAACAAGGTAAAATCGAACCAGCACTGGCTGACAAAGAAAGGGGAGAAGTTTCTTTTTCCCGGTGGCGGTACTATGTTTCCCCAGGGTGTGAGCGCATACGTCAATTTGATGCAAGATCTGATCCCGGGTATGAAAGATGGCACGGTTCGAACTGCCATTGACACGGGTTGTGGG GTTGCGAGCTGGGGAGGGGATTTGTTGGATCGTGGGATATTGACGGTGTCTCTCGCCCCTCGTGATAATCACGAAGCTCAAGTCCAATTCGCCTTGGAACGGGGGATTCCGGCAATACTAGGCATCATCTCTACACAACGGCTACCTTTCCCGTCAAACTCCTTCGATATGGCCCACTGCTCAAGATGCCTTATACCATGGACGGAATTCG GTGGATTATACCTCCTAGAAATCAACCGGATACTGCGGCCTGGAGGTTTCTGGGTCCTCTCAGGACCACCAGTCAACTACCAAAACCGCTGGCGTGGATGGAACACCACTGTGGAGGAACAGAAGTCAGATTATGATGGCCTGCAGAAGCTGCTCACCTCAATGTGCTTCAAGCTGTATAACAAGAAGGACGACATCGCTGTGTGGCAGAAAACCTCGAATGGCAGTTGCTACAGCCGCCTCGCGAAACCTGACACCTACCCGCCAAAATGCGACGACAGTATGGAGCCGGACTCCGCTTGGTATACTCCGCTCCGCCCTTGCGTGGTCGTTCCAAATCCAAAGCTCAAGAAGATCGGTCTCAAATCCGTTCCCAAGTGGCCCGAGCGACTGCACATTGCACCCGAGCGCATGTCAGAAATACACGGAGGAAGCGCGAGTGCTTTCAAGCATGATGATAGTAAGTGGAATGTGCGGGCAAAGCACTACAAGAAAGTACTACCTGCACTTGGGACTGATAAAATAAGAAACGTCATGGATATGAACACTGTCTATGGAAGTTTTGCGGCTGCTCTGATTGATGATCCCCTATGGGTTATGAATGTCATCTCATCCTATGGTGCCAATACTCTTGCCATCGTTTATGACCGTGGGCTTATCGGAACATACCATGACTG GTGTGAGGCGTTTTCAACATATCCTCGAACATACGATCTTCTTCACCTCGATGGTCTCTTCACTGCTGAGAGCCACAG ATGCGATATGAAATTTGTTCTCTTGGAGATGGACCGAATCCTCCGCCCGAACGGGTACGTAATCATGCGGGAGTCTAGCTACTTTGTCGACGCGATCGCGACCATCGCAAAGGGGATGAGGTGGGGTTGCCGCAAAGAGGACACCGAGTACGGCGTCGAGAAAGAGAAACTTCTGATCTGCCAAAAGAAGCTGTGGTATGCGTCAAGCAAGAGTTCGCAGTGA
- the LOC115757606 gene encoding receptor-like protein 7, with translation MGVKIFPLPERTVAAYKTASPLHSRSKTHFSNPKNKSKSRKFMAALSFYLLLTWIFLLSLFRARFAEELCHADESSALLEFKRSFRTNTTDRRCVHPKVHSWSLDGSGDCCSWDGIECDAATGRVIALDLSSSCLSGTLSPNTTLFRLVHLELLNLAFNSFNLSSIPYGFGNLSRLKHLKLSISDFSGEIPHDISQLSELVSLDLSTSLPETLHLPNMGNIVHNLTGLKELDLSFVSLLSPIPPVLANFSSLTSLRLVHCGLNGDFPVSIFQLPNLEVLRIAGSLPSSLGNLSHLTSLDLPGNNLRGQIPVSFANLTQLRSLWLSSNNLSGDTLEWVVNLTKLTYMGISGNRFSGEFPSSFENLKQLAVLDLSRNDLHGDIPGTLWNLKCLQWLSLESLNLNGVLDVNDLFKLKSLRSLQLSFNNISFTKSFITATTLKLSDLSLDSCNLTEFPQFIGYLSKLKRLDLPHNKIRGTIPSWMWKNSKESLNYIDLSHNLLTGFENNHTDLPFPSLEYLDVSSNLLETTLPVPPPSVVLYSVSKNFLSGQVPTSICGVSSLAVLDLSDNSLNGTLPPCLGSIAPLIYLNLARNKFSGVIPHVYPDGCALKMINLRENQLGGIVPISLGNCRMLEYLNLGGNQINDTFPFWLSELPYLKIVGLQSNEFHGPIEGHVRQLNFTSLQILDLSNNNFNGKLPSKLLQSCRAMKVTVGQDELAYMDINQWLDLSSTLVSGSMITYAMTLMNKGMKREYVKIPDILMAIDLSSNKFEGFIPELIGDLKSLRILNLSNNFLNGSIPPSLANLTVLESLDLSLNNLEGEIPQQLTSLTFLAVFHVSHNQLSGPIPRGTQFDTFGSCSFEMNEGLCGSPLPNKCTNGDNAPPPPSSFDVDNEEKSLFDLGWKIVLVGAGVGFLVGVMLENLIIDEKSRWFLHYSKRMAKGCQRVRKALADRKICS, from the exons ATGGGAGTCAAGATATTTCCATTGCCAGAACGAACTGTTGCTGCCTATAAAACAGCTTCTCCGTTGCACTCTCGCTCGAAAACTCACTTCAGTAACccaaagaacaaaagcaaaagcagaaaATTTATGGCAGCTTTATCATTTTATCTGCTGCTTACTTGGATATTCCTACTTTCCCTCTTCCGTGCTAGGTTTGCTGAGGAACTATGTCATGCGGATGAGAGCTCCGCCTTACTGGAATTCAAGAGAAGTTTCAGAACCAACACGACAGATAGGCGATGCGTTCATCCAAAGGTCCATTCCTGGTCACTGGATGGAAGTGGAGACTGTTGTTCATGGGACGGCATCGAATGTGATGCTGCCACCGGCCGAGTGATTGCCCTTGACCTCAGTAGCAGTTGCCTCTCGGGCACCTTGAGTCCCAACACCACTCTCTTTCGGCTCGTTCACCTGGAGTTGCTCAATCTCGCTTTCAACAGCTTCAACTTGTCCTCAATCCCTTATGGGTTCGGCAATCTTTCGAGGTTAAAACACCTTAAACTCTCCATCTCGGACTTTTCTGGTGAAATCCCTCACGATATCTCGCAACTCTCGGAGTTAGTTTCCCTCGATTTGTCCACTTCTTTGCCCGAGACACTTCATTTGCCCAACATGGGCAACATTGTTCATAACTTGACAGGGCTAAAAGAACTTGATCTTTCTTTCGTAAGCTTGTTGTCACCTATCCCTCCTGTGCTAGCGAATTTCTCTTCCCTGACATCGCTTAGGCTTGTACATTGTGGATTGAATGGAGACTTTCCGGTCAGCATCTTTCAGCTGCCAAACTTGGAAGTCCTTCGCATTGCTG GATCGCTTCCCTCTTCATTGGGTAATCTTTCTCATCTCACTTCGCTGGACCTGCCGGGAAATAACTTGCGAGGTCAAATCCCTGTTTCCTTTGCTAATCTTACCCAGCTACGGTCTCTATGGCTCTCTTCTAATAACTTGAGTGGTGATACTTTGGAGTGGGTGGTCAACTTGACCAAACTTACCTACATGGGCATTTCAG GTAATCGGTTTAGCGGTGAATTTCCATCTTCGTTTGAGAACCTGAAGCAGCTGGCCGTGCTTGACCTTTCTCGCAATGACTTGCACGGTGATATTCCGGGCACATTATGGAATCTGAAGTGTCTTCAATGGCTTAGCCTGGAGTCGCTTAATCTCAATGGCGTTCTCGATGTAAATGATCTATTCAAACTCAAGAGCTTGAGAAGCCTACAATTGTCCTTCAACAATATATCATTCACCAAGTCATTCATCACTGCCACCACATTGAAGCTTTCCGACTTATCCTTGGATTCATGCAACTTGACCGAGTTCCCACAGTTTATAGGCTACTTAAGCAAATTGAAGCGATTAGACCTACCACACAACAAAATCCGAGGGACCATTCCTAGCTGGATGTGGAAAAATAGCAAAGAATCTCTCAATTACATAGATCTTTCTCACAATCTTTTAACCGGCTTCGAAAACAACCACACCGATCTTCCTTTCCCGAGCTTGGAGTATCTTGACGTTAGTTCTAACTTGCTAGAAACAACCCTCCCTGTCCCACCTCCCTCGGTCGTGCTATACAGCGTCTCCAAAAATTTCCTATCTGGGCAAGTTCCAACTTCCATTTGTGGAGTGAGCTCCCTTGCCGTGCTTGATTTGTCCGACAATTCTCTGAATGGCACACTTCCTCCTTGTTTGGGTAGTATTGCCCCTTTGATTTATTTGAACCTTGCGAGAAATAAATTCAGCGGCGTGATTCCCCATGTTTACCCCGATGGTTGTGCATTGAAGATGATCAACCTCAGAGAAAACCAACTAGGAGGGATCGTTCCCATATCTTTAGGAAATTGCAGAATGCTGGAGTATTTGAATCTTGGTGGCAACCAAATTAATGATACATTCCCATTTTGGCTATCGGAATTGCCCTACCTAAAAATTGTTGGCTTGCAGTCCAATGAGTTCCATGGTCCCATAGAAGGTCATGTAAGACAGCTTAACTTCACCAGCTTGCAGATCCTGGACCTTTCCAACAACAACTTCAATGGTAAACTTCCTTCCAAGTTGTTACAGAGTTGCCGCGCCATGAAGGTTACCGTCGGTCAAGATGAGTTGGCATATATGGATATTAATCAATGGCTTGATCTGTCTTCTACTTTGGTCAGTGGAAGTATGATAACTTACGCAATGACATTGATGAATAAGGGCATGAAAAGGGAATATGTGAAGATTCCAGATATCCTTATGGCAATTGACCTCTCCAGTAACAAGTTTGAAGGTTTCATTCCTGAACTCATTGGAGATCTGAAGTCTCTTCGTATACTCAACCTTTCAAACAACTTCCTCAATGGTAGCATCCCTCCGTCATTGGCAAACCTGACAGTGCTTGAATCTCTGGATCTTTCCTTGAACAATCTCGAGGGAGAGATTCCTCAACAACTAACTAGCCTTACATTTCTTGCGGTTTTCCATGTCTCTCACAATCAACTGTCGGGACCAATACCACGCGGAACACAGTTCGACACATTTGGGAGCTGTTCCTTTGAGATGAATGAGGGGTTGTGTGGAAGTCCTCTGCCAAATAAATGCACAAATGGTGATAAcgctccaccaccaccatcatctttTGACGTAGATAATGAAGAAAAGTCTCTATTTGATTTGGGTTGGAAAATCGTGCTAGTTGGCGCCGGAGTTGGGTTTTTGGTTGGTGTTATGCTAGAGAACTTGATTATTGACGAGAAGAGTAGGTGGTTCTTGCACTACTCCAAGAGAATGGCAAAAGGATGTCAAAGGGTAAGGAAAGCTCTGGCAGATAGGAAAATATGCAGCTAG
- the LOC115757578 gene encoding probable methyltransferase PMT20 isoform X2: MTKHKEGKPGSLQDKRSGVLPTTVLLVALCGLSFYLGGIFCAEKNKFEVKNVVDIAKAVPSPKESTVASLQMKFATFPECSLDYQDYTPCTDPKRWKKYGMHRLAFMERHCPPVFERKECLVPPPEGYKLPIRWPKSRDECWYRNVPYDWINKVKSNQHWLTKKGEKFLFPGGGTMFPQGVSAYVNLMQDLIPGMKDGTVRTAIDTGCGVASWGGDLLDRGILTVSLAPRDNHEAQVQFALERGIPAILGIISTQRLPFPSNSFDMAHCSRCLIPWTEFGGLYLLEINRILRPGGFWVLSGPPVNYQNRWRGWNTTVEEQKSDYDGLQKLLTSMCFKLYNKKDDIAVWQKTSNGSCYSRLAKPDTYPPKCDDSMEPDSAWYTPLRPCVVVPNPKLKKIGLKSVPKWPERLHIAPERMSEIHGGSASAFKHDDSKWNVRAKHYKKVLPALGTDKIRNVMDMNTVYGSFAAALIDDPLWVMNVISSYGANTLAIVYDRGLIGTYHDWCEAFSTYPRTYDLLHLDGLFTAESHRYYRPSSISNFSSPMAISWRTD; the protein is encoded by the exons ATGACGAAGCATAAGGAGGGAAAACCAGGGTCCCTACAAGACAAGCGATCTGGAGTTCTTCCTACGACAGTTTTGCTCGTTGCCTTATGTGGCTTATCGTTTTATCTGGGAGGTATTTTCTGTGCTGAGAAGAACAAATTCGAGGTAAAGAATGTCGTGGACATTGCTAAGGCCGTCCCTTCTCCTAAAGAATCAACAGTTGCATCACTTCAGATGAAGTTTGCCACGTTCCCTGAGTGTAGCTTAGACTACCAAGACTACACTCCCTGCACGGATCCTAAG AGGTGGAAGAAGTATGGCATGCATCGTCTGGCTTTCATGGAGCGCCACTGCCCGCCTGTTTTTGAGAGAAAGGAATGCTTGGTCCCGCCACCGGAAGGGTACAAGCTGCCGATCAGATGGCCAAAGAGCAGGGACGAATGTTGGTACAG GAACGTGCCGTATGATTGGATCAACAAGGTAAAATCGAACCAGCACTGGCTGACAAAGAAAGGGGAGAAGTTTCTTTTTCCCGGTGGCGGTACTATGTTTCCCCAGGGTGTGAGCGCATACGTCAATTTGATGCAAGATCTGATCCCGGGTATGAAAGATGGCACGGTTCGAACTGCCATTGACACGGGTTGTGGG GTTGCGAGCTGGGGAGGGGATTTGTTGGATCGTGGGATATTGACGGTGTCTCTCGCCCCTCGTGATAATCACGAAGCTCAAGTCCAATTCGCCTTGGAACGGGGGATTCCGGCAATACTAGGCATCATCTCTACACAACGGCTACCTTTCCCGTCAAACTCCTTCGATATGGCCCACTGCTCAAGATGCCTTATACCATGGACGGAATTCG GTGGATTATACCTCCTAGAAATCAACCGGATACTGCGGCCTGGAGGTTTCTGGGTCCTCTCAGGACCACCAGTCAACTACCAAAACCGCTGGCGTGGATGGAACACCACTGTGGAGGAACAGAAGTCAGATTATGATGGCCTGCAGAAGCTGCTCACCTCAATGTGCTTCAAGCTGTATAACAAGAAGGACGACATCGCTGTGTGGCAGAAAACCTCGAATGGCAGTTGCTACAGCCGCCTCGCGAAACCTGACACCTACCCGCCAAAATGCGACGACAGTATGGAGCCGGACTCCGCTTGGTATACTCCGCTCCGCCCTTGCGTGGTCGTTCCAAATCCAAAGCTCAAGAAGATCGGTCTCAAATCCGTTCCCAAGTGGCCCGAGCGACTGCACATTGCACCCGAGCGCATGTCAGAAATACACGGAGGAAGCGCGAGTGCTTTCAAGCATGATGATAGTAAGTGGAATGTGCGGGCAAAGCACTACAAGAAAGTACTACCTGCACTTGGGACTGATAAAATAAGAAACGTCATGGATATGAACACTGTCTATGGAAGTTTTGCGGCTGCTCTGATTGATGATCCCCTATGGGTTATGAATGTCATCTCATCCTATGGTGCCAATACTCTTGCCATCGTTTATGACCGTGGGCTTATCGGAACATACCATGACTG GTGTGAGGCGTTTTCAACATATCCTCGAACATACGATCTTCTTCACCTCGATGGTCTCTTCACTGCTGAGAGCCACAGGTATTACCGGCCATCTTCCATTTCAAATTTCTCATCACC CATGGCCATTTCATGGCGCACTGATTAA
- the LOC115757579 gene encoding cyclin-dependent kinase F-4-like yields MERYDFVKEVGDGTFGNVWRAINKHTGEVVAIKKMKKKYYSWEECMNLREVKSLRKMNHPSIVKLKELIWENDILYFVFEYMECNLYQLMKDREKLFSEAEIRNWFFQVFQGLAYMHHHGYFHRDLKPENLLITKDTVKIADFGLAREINSDPPYTEYVSTRWYRAPEVLLQSHLYGSKVDMWAMGAIMAEMFTLRPLFPGIGEADEVFKICGVIGSPTWESWAEGLHLARALNYQFPQFPGVNLSRMIPSASVDAINLIRSLCSWDPVQRPGAAEALQHPFFQSCYYIPPALRSRLTANRTPPPVGTRGSLEVPNGRRYPEVLNNRKLGSNNSSPRAVAMKTGAQRKLNMVNQDSNKVEPYSSSSVKQSRFRPSGNNSPTSVIKGPMSREVVDVTEKLADMSFGARKGPEMQQFPPPLKAGGWRDEPVHMYYGQRHGQWIQPARGYNRKVAG; encoded by the exons ATGGAGAG GTACGACTTTGTTAAAGAAGTAGGTGATGGAACATTTGGGAATGTTTGGCGAGCTATTAATAAGCATACTGGAGAAGTT GTtgcaataaagaaaatgaagaagaaatattATTCGTGGGAGGAGTGCATGAACCTGAGAGAAGTGAAG TCATTGCGGAAAATGAATCATCCTAGTATTGTGAAGCTTAAAGAACTCATTTGGGAAAATGATATCCTGTATTTTGTGTTTGAGTACATG GAGTGCAACCTCTACCAGCTCATGAAGGACAGAGAGAAGCTCTTCTCAGAGGCTGAAATAAGAAATTGGTTCTTTCAAGTGTTTCAAGGTCTTGCCTATATGCATCATCATGGGTACTTCCACCGTGACTTGAAGCCAG AGAACTTGTTGATAACCAAAGACACAGTGAAAATTGCTGATTTTGGTCTTGCTCGTGAGATAAATTCAGATCCACCATACACTGAATATGTCTCAACACGCTG GTACCGAGCGCCAGAAGTGCTGCTTCAGTCACACTTATATGGTTCTAAAGTTG ATATGTGGGCTATGGGTGCTATCATGGCTGAAATGTTCACACTGCGCCCGCTCTTCCCTGGCATCGG TGAAGCAGATGAAGTCTTCAAAATATGTGGTGTTATAGGGAGTCCTACTTGGGAGTCGTGGGCTGAGGGTCTTCATCTTGCTAGGGCCCTTAATTATCAATTCCCACAG TTTCCTGGTGTGAATTTATCCCGAATGATACCATCTGCCAGTGTGGATGCAATCAATCTCATTAGG TCCCTTTGTTCATGGGATCCAGTCCAGAGGCCAGGAGCAGCAGAGGCCCTTCAGCATCCTTTCTTTCAG AGTTGCTATTACATTCCTCCTGCCCTCCGCTCGAGATTAACTGCCAATAGGACGCCTCCACCTG TGGGAACAAGAGGCTCCTTGGAGGTGCCAAACGGCAGAAGGTATCCTGAGGTGTTGAATAATCGAAAGCTTGGCAGCAACAATTCATCACCAAGAGCAGTGGCTATGAAGACAG GTGCTCAGCGGAAGCTTAATATGGTAAATCAG GATTCAAACAAGGTTGAGCCATATTCAAGTTCCTCTGTCAAACAGTCACGGTTTCGGCCATCGGGAAACAACAGCCCAA CCTCTGTGATAAAAGGTCCAATGTCCAGAGAAGTGGTTGATGTGACTGAAAAGTTGGCCGATATGAGCTTTGGTGCTCGCAAAGGTCCGGAGATGCAGCAATTCCCGCCGCCCCTGAAGGCCGGCGGATGGCGTGATGAACCGGTGCACATGTATTATGGACAACGCCATGGACAGTGGATTCAACCTGCCCGAGGCTATAACCGCAAAGTTGCAGGATGA
- the LOC115757581 gene encoding uncharacterized protein LOC115757581, with amino-acid sequence MDSSGGDAASPPDREAMNEKGRLYVLLRLFVALLFPVVVFFSSSFLIGVVALLVSNFSIPSPMTLPSECKIVSSSVDIRSSKVCELGLLNYNAKIVFSSSEKRKFRCHYDYYWASVFKVEYKDHLSGQTRLALAEAPNEALPADCRPGFGVAWLTKDKFKVNNTYDCWYTSSSSKVSIYHDDFFSCQAKDPSAMEMMRRYYILFSEIFKSWVTGKIRARYWKWETIAGVFTGFSTSLISMSFIRLFQQMKSRHWVRPTGMLPCTDLVDYCT; translated from the exons ATGGATTCCTCCGGCGGCGACGCGGCCTCGCCACCTGATCGCGAGGCGATGAATGAGAAGGGGAGGCTCTACGTGTTGCTCCGATTGTTTGTCGCTCTTCTCTTCCcggtcgtcgtcttcttctcttCGTCGTTTTTGATCGGCGTCGTCGCTCTCCTTGTCAGTAATTTCTCGATCCCGAGCCCTATGACCCTACCTTCCGAGTGCAAAATCGTCTCCAGCA gTGTGGACATAAGATCGTCTAAAGTTTGCGAGCTTGGGCTGTTGAATTACAACGCCAAGATTGTTTTCAGTTCGTCCGAGAAAAGGAAATTCCGGTGCCATTATGATTACTATTGGGCTTCAGTATTTAAG GTAGAATATAAGGATCATTTATCGGGTCAGACTCGACTAGCACTTGCAGAGGCCCCAAACGAGGCCCTTCCTGCTGATTGCAGACCTGGTTTTGGTGTTGCTTGGTTGACCAAAGATAAATTTAAG GTAAATAATACTTATGACTGCTGGTATACATCAAGCAGTTCTAAAGTAAGCATCTATCACGATGACTTCTTCAGTTGCCAAGCGAAAGATCCATCTGCAATGGAGATGATGAGGAGATACTATATATT GTTCTCAgagattttcaaatcctgggTAACCGGCAAGATCAGAGCTAGATATTGGAAATGGGAAACAATTGCTGGGGTGTTTACTGGTTTTTCAACCTCCTTAATATCAATGAGTTTTATCCGACTCTTTCAACAGATGAAATCTCGGCATTGGGTGCGTCCAACCGGGATGCTTCCTTGCACA GATCTTGTTGATTATTGTACTtag